The Daphnia carinata strain CSIRO-1 chromosome 2, CSIRO_AGI_Dcar_HiC_V3, whole genome shotgun sequence genome has a segment encoding these proteins:
- the LOC130686773 gene encoding uncharacterized protein LOC130686773, whose protein sequence is MPDSKIDSMLMKLPDETGKGDVMAATSVLQQRANEIRNNSINWQSYLQSQMIGDDDYRFITEFLSSDGSKRDSLLQNQRTQCAKTFLSLLEHISKDQTVQYILTIMDDMLQEDMNRVEIIREYAKKKRENVWSPFLNLLNRPDTFIQNMTSRIIAKLACWSRDPMEGSDLTFYLTWLKDQLQTPGNEYVQTTARCLQMMLRDEKYRLVFAGMEGVSVLANILSGRINFQIQYQLSFCLWVMTFSPQLVEQMNKHKIIPILGDILNDSVKDKVTRIILAVFRNMIEKPEDASMVKENCVAMVQAKVLKQLSILQQHKFDDEDIMADIEFLTEKLLASIQDLSSFDEYSTEVKSGRLEWSPVHKSERFWRENAPRLIEKNYELLKMLVHLLETSRDTLVLAVASYDIGEFVRHYPRGKSIIEQLGGKQMVMQLLAHEDPNVRYEALLAVQKLMVHNWVDCLAKMQEDESSQENLEAGLMFQSILGLIFGSTVIILALLLCACFKKTRGNADPEEHKNGNIFGSSRHSATLDTEFDEEGLKGARATSHRRLPDLPDPLLNGSENPVARHSSVRSSQDTSSELYAQVEIGAIANSFPVNTNLNEDLEALRLSTTTFITQTEEVPENHPYDKVKSNHGYSKIKKKAENPYAKVKRSDTMESEPAEADENETDTDNYDVVYTMHSVDETRKTESSPNGTAIIGANNDSAPPPLPLPLRGSHSSLASGGESSSHGPRPPPRGRRGHSIILSHTSSNGNTHRPNSLISSDQDVAEPDSIDGAAVVQDDVLPEVRGTGVAQVHFSGDSQTSQDSKGYSSISVREPLANLKASNPGVQVGRQRTGSSSQQHRHTDSLDPHYATVSDAEDSDEMYAAIAELQPIYDGGAGSDTYAKINERSEAVSAASNSGTVAPVVSTATAVLTLPSPASPTVQYFPSETERISPSPVPPTPPSVVSLKQLSTGSSRLHASTLSIASQTSIMGSPKPEKRQANSPLPPPPVPLDLSDNLDRSRKSMNVEEMYAKVMKKKGFSVHPWTVGVGETGAGKMQAHRGSVDLGFLVSREGESLSHNPSRRNSADSTPQSLSMDVNDNGHQGFGEAPVQEIVAPVVEEDDDDEDDFRYEMLPAPRTKRVSETDPGYEKIQLKSGDSFNDPRYERIHLRNDGETEPNYEVVGFRRMRLSESSEPGYEIVELHQNPSPGFSRQDPNYESLHYSVHHVISDPPYASIAIRDDDLKEGELEVMTEEVTAELVVNNNTVGIPVYAQVIKSKKVMAQTNVVSVMESPLTSPDEVNPSPPISIENQDYSVSSSSKNTTIIRISTDSRPPIRYFTEEDSFGVEFGEPEQV, encoded by the exons ATGCCTGATAGCAAAATTGATTCCATGTTGATGAAATTGCCTGATGAGACAGGCAAAGGAG ATGTTATGGCTGCCACTAGTGTTTTGCAGCAAAGGGCCAATGAGATCAGGAATAATTCCATCAATTGGCAGTCGTACCTCCA GTCTCAGATGATTGGTGATGATGACTACCGCTTCATCACTGAATTCCTGTCATCTGATGGAAGCAAGAGAGACTCGTTGCTTCAGAACCAGAGAACACAATGTGCCAAGACCTTCCTGAGTCTCCTAGAGCACATTTCTAAAGATCAGACTGTTCAGTACATCCTTACAATTATGGATGACATGCTTCAG GAAGACATGAACAGGGTTGAGATTATCCGAGAATACGCCAAGAAGAAGCGTGAAAACGTTTGGTCTCCCTTTCTGAATCTGTTGAATCGCCCTGATACCTTTATTCAAAACATGACCTCCCGAATCATAGCTAAACTTGCTTGTTGGTCACGCGATCCAATGGAGGGCTCTGATTTAACCTTCTATTTGACTTGGTTGAAGGATCAACTTCAAACTCCGGGTAACGAGTATGTTCAAACCACAGCCCGCTGTCTTCAGATGATGCTTCGGGATGAAAAGTACCGCCTAGTATTTGCTGGTATGGAAGGTGTTTCCGTTCTGGCAAATATCTTGTCTGGACGTATCAACTTTCAG ATTCAATACCAGCTATCTTTTTGCTTGTGGGTGATGACATTCAGCCCGCAACTAGTGGAACAAATGAACAA ACACAAAATCATTCCCATTCTCGGCGACATCCTAAATGATAGTGTCAAAGATAAGGTCACTCGTATTATCCTAGCCGTCTTCCGCAATATGATCGAGAAACCCGAAGACGCCTCAATGGTCAAAGAGAACTGTGTAGCCATGGTCCAGGCTAAGGTGCTGAAGCAGCTGTCTAtcttgcaacagcacaaattCGACGATGAAGACATCATGGCCGACATTGAGTTCCTCACTGAGAAACTTCTCGCCTCTATCCAAGATTTGAGCTCCTTTGACGAATACTCGACCGAAGTCAAATCTGGTCGGCTTGAATGGAGCCCCGTGCACAAATCGGAGCGTTTCTGGCGTGAAAACGCTCCACGTCTCATTGAGAAGAACTACGAGCTGTTGAAAATGCTGGTTCACCTCCTTGAGACCAGCCGTGACACCCTGGTGCTCGCCGTTGCCTCCTACGACATTGGCGAGTTTGTCCGACACTATCCCAGAGGAAAGAG CATCATAGAACAGCTTGGTGGCAAGCAGATGGTTATGCAATTGCTGGCCCATGAAGACCCAAATGTTCGCTACGAGGCTCTCCTAGCCGTTCAGAAGCTAATGGTTCACAATTG GGTCGATTGCTTGGCAAAAATGCAAGAGGACGAATCCAGTCAGGAAAATTTGGAAGCTGGGTTAATGTTCCAAAGTATTTTAGGATTAATTTTTGGATCAACAGTTATCATTCTGGCTCTGCTGCTGTGTGCGTGcttcaaaaaaacaagggg GAATGCTGATCCAGAAGAACATAAGAATGGAAATATCTTTGGGTCATCAAGACATTCAGCCACTCTTGATACTGAGTTTGACGAAGAAGGCCTTAAAGGAGCTAGAGCGACAAGTCACAGAAGGTTACCTGATCTACCAGATCCTCTACTCAATGGATCAGAAAACCCTGTTGCTCGTCACAGCAGTGTAAGAAGTAGTCAAGACACCTCTTCGGAACTGTATGCTCAGGTTGAAATTGGAGCAATTGCAAACTCAT TCCCAGTGAATACTAATTTAAATGAAGATTTGGAAGCTTTGAGACTTTCTACGACGACTTTTATCACTCAGACGGAAGAAGTACCGGAAAATCACCCGTATGACAAAGTTAAATCTAATCACGGGTACtccaaaattaaaaagaaag CTGAAAATCCTTACGCTAAGGTAAAGCGTAGCGATACTATGGAGAGTGAACCTGCCGAGGCTGATGAGAACGAGACGGATACAGACAACTACGATGTTGTTTACACAATGCATTCTGTTGatgaaacgagaaaaaccGAGTCTTCTCCTAATGGAACAGCTATAATTGGAGCCAACAACGACAGTGCGCCTCCCCCCTTACCTCTTCCTCTTCGAGGCTCTCATAGTAGTTTGGCTAGCGGTGGTGAATCAAGCAGCCATGGCCCTCGACCACCCCCTCGAGGCAGACGTGGTCACAGCATCATTTTGAGCCATACGTCCTCGAATGGAAACACTCACAGACCCAATAGTCTGATCTCAAGTGATCAGGATGTAGCTGAACCTGATTCTATCGATGGCGCCGCAGTTGTTCAAGACGACGTCCTTCCCGAAGTACGCGGAACCGGCGTGGCGCAAGTTCATTTCAGTGGCGATTCTCAAACGTCTCAGGATTCTA AGGGTTATTCAAGTATAAGCGTCCGCGAGCCATTGGCCAACTTAAAGGCGTCGAATCCTGGAGTTCAGGTGGGTAGGCAGAGGACTGGATCTTCCTCACAACAGCATCGCCATACAGATTCTTTGGATCCTCATTATGCCACCGTTTCGGATGCCGAAGATTCGGATGAGATGTATGCCGCCATCGCTGAGTTACAGCCAATATATGACGGAGGCGCTGGCTCTGATACCTACGCCAAAATCAACGAGCGTTCAGAAGCTGTTTCCGCTGCATCAAATAGCGGAACTGTTGCGCCTGTCGTATCTACTGCCACTGCTGTTTTAACTCTTCCAAGCCCCGCCAGCCCTACAGTCCAGTACTTTCCATCTGAAACGGAGCGAATCAGTCCGTCACCGGTCCCTCCCACGCCTCCCAGCGTTGTGTCTCTCAAACAGTTATCAACTGGGTCGAGTAGATTACACG CGTCTACATTGAGCATTGCCAGTCAAACATCCATCATGGGATCTCCAAAACCGGAAAAGCGACAAGCGAATTCGCCCTTACCACCTCCACCAGTCCCGTTAGATTTGAGCGATAACCTCGATCGGTCTAGAAAATCTATGAATGTTGAAGAGATGTACGCCAAAGTTATGAAAAAGAAGGGTTTCTCCGTTCACCCGTGGACGGTAGGAGTCGGAGAAACGGGAGCTGGCAAAATGCAAGCCCATCGGGGGTCCGTCGACCTTGGATTCTTAGTTTCCAGAGAAGGAGAATCGCTTTCGCATAACCCAAGCCGCCGAAATTCCGCAGACTCAACACCTCAGTCGTTGAGCATGGATGTTAATGACAATGGACATCAAGGTT TTGGTGAGGCTCCTGTTCAAGAAATCGTTGCACCCGTTGTTGaggaagacgacgacgacgaagatgatTTTCGGTACGAAATGCTTCCCGCACCGAGGACGAAGCGAGTCTCTGAAACGGACCCGGGTTACGAAAAGATACAACTCAAAAGTGGCGATTCATTTAACGACCCTCGCTATGAGCGGATTCATTTAAGAAACGATGGAGAAACAGAACCAAACTACGAAGTTGTTGGATTCCG TAGGATGAGGTTAAGCGAGTCTAGTGAACCCGGTTATGAAATTGTCGAATTGCACCAGAACCCAAGTCCAGGATTCAGCCGACAAGATCCAAATTATGAAAGTTTGCATTATTCCGTCCACCACGTCATTTCCGATCCACCATACGCCAGTATTGCAATCCGAGATGACGATTTGAAGGAAGGAGAACTGGAAGTTATGACGGAAGAGGTCACGGCTGAGCTAGTCGTCAATAATAACACGGTCGGTATTCCCGTTTATGCTCAGGTGATCAAATCGAAGAAAGTGATGGCGCAAACCAACGTCGTCTCGGTTATGGAATCTCCCTTAACATCGCCAGATGAGGTGAATCCATCACCACCAATAAGCATTGAAAATCAAGATTATTCCGTTAGCAGTAGTAGCAAGAATACGACAATCATTCGAATCAGTACTGACAGCCGGCCTCCTATTCGTTACTTTACCGAAGAGGATAGTTTCGGAGTCGAGTTCGGCGAGCCCGAACAAGTATAG
- the LOC130686725 gene encoding uncharacterized protein LOC130686725 isoform X1 has translation MSASRRRHSEQLPLQRPLPDEVEPSAIRHGAEQANHRVHRSNVQPQPLMRTRSSAHLFLGQLTGTCSSLFRRLSVKVRYLSLSLIPGSSGSRSSSATGAIGSSRPSSPGQRNRPRSADRVVEDVGAGQKIRPRRHTTTVCTTMDESTPVANHGPVSSGFLNDYRRARRSPSPGSDSEATPTPSPCTFSMPTATVEDTVYTAGQQHLRADDYPTLKGSSRRRRRHHHHSSSGSNGNGSHNNNNNNNQHNRHQRHNRKSQTEACTGRASPLTMADDDDDDVVVGPPNSCAAAADDNDDHQLLNESTGTPLALDQCFALGLNLTSLAPKSAKSTDTFLAGDQPNDEDEEEDEEEEEEDDGEEDEKDDVAIAAASSACQSEQVECELLSSHDSTALANPYFDWFLSCNLQDDEEEDKLGANASLAERRPSSKVSHRPVTSVRQEEDEEEEEHLHPSLEDLPYPILLDDWISPPSPPAVPLEHDRPPGASSMDRDPLTALRHHSNWFEDYAYPAYSSKSSQAGGAGGSSSKSSNRLSANAGTLAATSVGSSRMMAEKAYPYVSSPAAASRHSNTKYHQGTTSSYHLDPYDALYDEAAYQVPDAGSGSKLASSTATGKPSTSNIIPVPLSSSASSSSGNNNSERGVHPGPESFPGVEPGTRPTGCHGYGTTSTATTTTTSATGSSKIPLASSTTAVGQSSANSSNLITRTSSRAPSVEDDEDGHLLYRNGDILQNRYRVLATLGEGTFGKVVKVKDVTKIRDESFALKIIKNVEKYREAAKLEINVLEKLDRKDPEGKFLCVKMLDWFDYHGHMCIAFEMLGLSVFDFLKDNNYQPYSLDQVRHIGYQLSYAVRFLHDNKLTHTDLKPENILFVDSDFDISYNPKKKRDYRRVKRTDVRLIDFGSATFDHEHHSTIVSTRHYRAPEVILELGWTQPCDVWSIGCILFELYLGVTLFQTHDNREHLAMMERILGPIPYRMGRKTKTKYFYHGRLDWDEKSSAGRYVRENCKPLKRYQVSDEEDHVLLFDVIQRMLEYEPSQRITLTEALKHPFFDKIPPHLRLGADRVDRERSHSLSR, from the exons ATGTCCGCCTCCCGGCGGCGTCACTCTGAACAATTGCCTTTGCAGCGACCACTGCCGGAtgaagtggaacctagcgccaTCCgtcatggagcagaacaggcGAATCATCGCGTCCATCGTTCGAACGTTCAGCCGCAGCCACTGATGCGGACGCGCAGCTCTGCTCATTTGTTTCTCGGCCAACTGACGGGAACGTGTTCCAGCCTCTTTCGACGCTTGTCTGTTAAAGTGCGTTACTTGTCCCTGTCGCTCATCCCCGGTTCGTCCGGCTCGCGATCCAGTTCGGCCACTGGCGCAATCGGATCGTCTAGGCCGTCCAGCCCCGGCCAAAGAAATCGGCCGCGTTCGGCCGACAGGGTCGTCGAAGACGTCGGAGCCGGCCAAAAAATCCGTCCTCGACGCCACACGACGACCGTCTGCACGACGATGGACGAGTCTACTCCCGTAGCCAATCACGGCCCTGTCAGTTCGGGATTTCTCAACGACTACCGGAGGGCTCGGCGTTCGCCCAGTCCCGGATCGGACAGCGAAGCCACTCCGACGCCCAGCCCTTGTACGTTTTCCATGCCGACGGCCACCGTTGAGGACACGGTGTACACGGCTGGCCAGCAACACCTCAGGGCCGACGATTACCCAACGCTGAAAGGATCGAGCCGTCGTAGGCGGCGCCACCATCACCACAGCAGCAGCGGCAGTAACGGCAATGGtagccacaacaacaacaacaacaacaaccaacatAATCGACATCAACGTCATAACCGGAAGAGTCAGACGGAAGCATGTACAGGTCGTGCGAGCCCATTGACGATGgcggacgacgacgacgacgacgtcgtTGTTGGTCCGCCGAACAGCTGCGCCGCGGCAGCAGACGACAACGACGACCACCAGTTGTTGAACGAGTCGACTGGAACACCTTTGGCACTGGACCAATGTTTTGCGCTGGGCCTAAATTTAACCAGTTTGGCTCCAAAGTCGGCCAAGTCGACGGATACATTTTTGGCCGGCGACCAACCCAACGACGAAGATGAGGAGGAGgacgaggaggaggaggaggaagacgatggagaagaagacgaaaaggaCGACGTTGCCATTGCAGCCGCATCGTCTGCTTGCCAGTCTGAGCAAGTAGAATGCGAGTTGTTGTCCAGTCACGACAGCACCGCTTTGGCCAATCCCTATTTTGATTGGTTTCTATCGTGCAATTTGCAAGACGACGAAGAGGAGGACAAGTTGGGCGCCAACGCGTCGCTGGCCGAAAGGAGGCCGTCCTCGAAAGTGTCTCACAGACCGGTGACGTCCGTCCGTCAAGAGGaggacgaagaggaagaagagcaTTTACATCCGTCGCTCGAAGATTTGCCTTACCCCATTTTGCTGGACGATTGGATTTCGCCGCCTTCGCCACCGGCCGTCCCGTTGGAACACGACCGTCCGCCCGGTGCCAGTTCGATGGATCGCGATCCGTTGACGGCGTTGCGCCACCACTCGAACTGGTTCGAAGATTACGCCTATCCGGCCTATTCGAGCAAGTCGAGTCAGGCGGGCGGCGCTGGGGGCAGTAGCAGCAAATCATCGAATCGATTGTCCGCTAACGCTGGAACGCTGGCCGCCACGTCGGTCGGCAGCAGCCGCATGATGGCCGAAAAGGCCTACCCGTACGTGTCGTCTCCGGCCGCAGCGTCGCGACACAGCAACACGAAATACCATCAAGGCACGACGTCGTCCTATCACCTCGATCCGTACGATGCGCTCTACGACGAAGCGGCCTATCAGGTGCCGGACGCTGGATCGGGAAGCAAACTTGCATCGTCTACTGCTACTGGCAAGCCCTCTACGTCGAATATCATTCCGGTGCCATTATCATCGTcggcgtcgtcgtcgtctgGCAATAATAACAGCGAACGCGGAGTCCATCCGGGACCCGAATCCTTTCCTGGCGTGGAGCCCGGCACGCGCCCTACCGGTTGCCATGGATACGGCACAACGTCTACCGCTactaccaccaccaccagcgCAACTGGTAGTAGCAAGATACCACTGGCGTCTTCGACGACGGCCGTTGGCCAATCGTCTGCTAATTCATCGAACCTCATTACCCGAACG AGTTCCCGTGCCCCGTCGGTGGAGGACGACGAAGACGGACATCTTCTTTACCGAAATGGCGACATCCTGCAGAATCGAT ATCGAGTGCTGGCCACCCTGGGCGAAGGCACCTTTGGTAAAGTTGTCAAAGTCAAAGACGTGACCAAAATCAG GGATGAGAGCTTCGCCTTAAAGATCATCAAGAACGTGGAGAAATACCGAGAGGCAGCCAAACTGGAGATCAACGTGCTGGAGAAATTGGATCGTAAGGATCCCGAAGGCAAATT CTTGTGCGTCAAGATGCTGGACTGGTTCGATTATCACGGCCATATGTGCATCGCCTTTGAAATGCTCGGCCTTTCCGTTTTCGATTTTCTG aaggacAACAATTATCAGCCGTACTCGTTGGACCAGGTGCGTCACATTGGCTACCAATTGTCCTACGCCGTGCGATTCCTACACGACAACAAGTTGACTCACACCGACTTGAAGCCCGAAAACATTCTCTTCGTCGACTCGGATTTCGACATCTCCTACAACCCAAAAAAG AAAAGGGATTACCGACGAGTGAAAAGAACGGACGTGCGGCTGATCGATTTTGGTAGCGCCACATTTGACCACGAGCATCACAGCACCATCGTCTCTACGCGCCACTACCGAGCTCCCGAAGTGATACTGG AATTGGGTTGGACGCAGCCTTGCGATGTCTGGTCGATTGGATGCATCCTTTTTGAACTCTACTTGGGCGTCACTCTCTTTCAGACCCACGATAATCGTGAACATCTGGCcatgatggagcgcattctcgGTCCCATTCCGTACAG GATGGGCAGGAAGACAAAGACCAAGTACTTTTACCACGGCCGGCTCGACTGGGACGAGAAGAGCTCGGCGGGTCGCTACGTCCGCGAGAACTGCAAACCGCTGAAGCGCTACCAGGTGTCGGACGAAGAGGATCACGTCCTCCTCTTCGACGTCATCCAGCGGATGCTCGAGTACGAGCCTTCGCAGCGGATCACGCTGACGGAAGCGCTGAAACATCCGTTTTTCGACAAGATACCGCCACACCTACGGCTCGGCGCCGACCGAGTCGACCGCGAGCGCAGTCATTCACTCTCCAGATGA
- the LOC130686725 gene encoding probable serine/threonine-protein kinase dyrk2 isoform X2, with product MDESTPVANHGPVSSGFLNDYRRARRSPSPGSDSEATPTPSPCTFSMPTATVEDTVYTAGQQHLRADDYPTLKGSSRRRRRHHHHSSSGSNGNGSHNNNNNNNQHNRHQRHNRKSQTEACTGRASPLTMADDDDDDVVVGPPNSCAAAADDNDDHQLLNESTGTPLALDQCFALGLNLTSLAPKSAKSTDTFLAGDQPNDEDEEEDEEEEEEDDGEEDEKDDVAIAAASSACQSEQVECELLSSHDSTALANPYFDWFLSCNLQDDEEEDKLGANASLAERRPSSKVSHRPVTSVRQEEDEEEEEHLHPSLEDLPYPILLDDWISPPSPPAVPLEHDRPPGASSMDRDPLTALRHHSNWFEDYAYPAYSSKSSQAGGAGGSSSKSSNRLSANAGTLAATSVGSSRMMAEKAYPYVSSPAAASRHSNTKYHQGTTSSYHLDPYDALYDEAAYQVPDAGSGSKLASSTATGKPSTSNIIPVPLSSSASSSSGNNNSERGVHPGPESFPGVEPGTRPTGCHGYGTTSTATTTTTSATGSSKIPLASSTTAVGQSSANSSNLITRTSSRAPSVEDDEDGHLLYRNGDILQNRYRVLATLGEGTFGKVVKVKDVTKIRDESFALKIIKNVEKYREAAKLEINVLEKLDRKDPEGKFLCVKMLDWFDYHGHMCIAFEMLGLSVFDFLKDNNYQPYSLDQVRHIGYQLSYAVRFLHDNKLTHTDLKPENILFVDSDFDISYNPKKKRDYRRVKRTDVRLIDFGSATFDHEHHSTIVSTRHYRAPEVILELGWTQPCDVWSIGCILFELYLGVTLFQTHDNREHLAMMERILGPIPYRMGRKTKTKYFYHGRLDWDEKSSAGRYVRENCKPLKRYQVSDEEDHVLLFDVIQRMLEYEPSQRITLTEALKHPFFDKIPPHLRLGADRVDRERSHSLSR from the exons ATGGACGAGTCTACTCCCGTAGCCAATCACGGCCCTGTCAGTTCGGGATTTCTCAACGACTACCGGAGGGCTCGGCGTTCGCCCAGTCCCGGATCGGACAGCGAAGCCACTCCGACGCCCAGCCCTTGTACGTTTTCCATGCCGACGGCCACCGTTGAGGACACGGTGTACACGGCTGGCCAGCAACACCTCAGGGCCGACGATTACCCAACGCTGAAAGGATCGAGCCGTCGTAGGCGGCGCCACCATCACCACAGCAGCAGCGGCAGTAACGGCAATGGtagccacaacaacaacaacaacaacaaccaacatAATCGACATCAACGTCATAACCGGAAGAGTCAGACGGAAGCATGTACAGGTCGTGCGAGCCCATTGACGATGgcggacgacgacgacgacgacgtcgtTGTTGGTCCGCCGAACAGCTGCGCCGCGGCAGCAGACGACAACGACGACCACCAGTTGTTGAACGAGTCGACTGGAACACCTTTGGCACTGGACCAATGTTTTGCGCTGGGCCTAAATTTAACCAGTTTGGCTCCAAAGTCGGCCAAGTCGACGGATACATTTTTGGCCGGCGACCAACCCAACGACGAAGATGAGGAGGAGgacgaggaggaggaggaggaagacgatggagaagaagacgaaaaggaCGACGTTGCCATTGCAGCCGCATCGTCTGCTTGCCAGTCTGAGCAAGTAGAATGCGAGTTGTTGTCCAGTCACGACAGCACCGCTTTGGCCAATCCCTATTTTGATTGGTTTCTATCGTGCAATTTGCAAGACGACGAAGAGGAGGACAAGTTGGGCGCCAACGCGTCGCTGGCCGAAAGGAGGCCGTCCTCGAAAGTGTCTCACAGACCGGTGACGTCCGTCCGTCAAGAGGaggacgaagaggaagaagagcaTTTACATCCGTCGCTCGAAGATTTGCCTTACCCCATTTTGCTGGACGATTGGATTTCGCCGCCTTCGCCACCGGCCGTCCCGTTGGAACACGACCGTCCGCCCGGTGCCAGTTCGATGGATCGCGATCCGTTGACGGCGTTGCGCCACCACTCGAACTGGTTCGAAGATTACGCCTATCCGGCCTATTCGAGCAAGTCGAGTCAGGCGGGCGGCGCTGGGGGCAGTAGCAGCAAATCATCGAATCGATTGTCCGCTAACGCTGGAACGCTGGCCGCCACGTCGGTCGGCAGCAGCCGCATGATGGCCGAAAAGGCCTACCCGTACGTGTCGTCTCCGGCCGCAGCGTCGCGACACAGCAACACGAAATACCATCAAGGCACGACGTCGTCCTATCACCTCGATCCGTACGATGCGCTCTACGACGAAGCGGCCTATCAGGTGCCGGACGCTGGATCGGGAAGCAAACTTGCATCGTCTACTGCTACTGGCAAGCCCTCTACGTCGAATATCATTCCGGTGCCATTATCATCGTcggcgtcgtcgtcgtctgGCAATAATAACAGCGAACGCGGAGTCCATCCGGGACCCGAATCCTTTCCTGGCGTGGAGCCCGGCACGCGCCCTACCGGTTGCCATGGATACGGCACAACGTCTACCGCTactaccaccaccaccagcgCAACTGGTAGTAGCAAGATACCACTGGCGTCTTCGACGACGGCCGTTGGCCAATCGTCTGCTAATTCATCGAACCTCATTACCCGAACG AGTTCCCGTGCCCCGTCGGTGGAGGACGACGAAGACGGACATCTTCTTTACCGAAATGGCGACATCCTGCAGAATCGAT ATCGAGTGCTGGCCACCCTGGGCGAAGGCACCTTTGGTAAAGTTGTCAAAGTCAAAGACGTGACCAAAATCAG GGATGAGAGCTTCGCCTTAAAGATCATCAAGAACGTGGAGAAATACCGAGAGGCAGCCAAACTGGAGATCAACGTGCTGGAGAAATTGGATCGTAAGGATCCCGAAGGCAAATT CTTGTGCGTCAAGATGCTGGACTGGTTCGATTATCACGGCCATATGTGCATCGCCTTTGAAATGCTCGGCCTTTCCGTTTTCGATTTTCTG aaggacAACAATTATCAGCCGTACTCGTTGGACCAGGTGCGTCACATTGGCTACCAATTGTCCTACGCCGTGCGATTCCTACACGACAACAAGTTGACTCACACCGACTTGAAGCCCGAAAACATTCTCTTCGTCGACTCGGATTTCGACATCTCCTACAACCCAAAAAAG AAAAGGGATTACCGACGAGTGAAAAGAACGGACGTGCGGCTGATCGATTTTGGTAGCGCCACATTTGACCACGAGCATCACAGCACCATCGTCTCTACGCGCCACTACCGAGCTCCCGAAGTGATACTGG AATTGGGTTGGACGCAGCCTTGCGATGTCTGGTCGATTGGATGCATCCTTTTTGAACTCTACTTGGGCGTCACTCTCTTTCAGACCCACGATAATCGTGAACATCTGGCcatgatggagcgcattctcgGTCCCATTCCGTACAG GATGGGCAGGAAGACAAAGACCAAGTACTTTTACCACGGCCGGCTCGACTGGGACGAGAAGAGCTCGGCGGGTCGCTACGTCCGCGAGAACTGCAAACCGCTGAAGCGCTACCAGGTGTCGGACGAAGAGGATCACGTCCTCCTCTTCGACGTCATCCAGCGGATGCTCGAGTACGAGCCTTCGCAGCGGATCACGCTGACGGAAGCGCTGAAACATCCGTTTTTCGACAAGATACCGCCACACCTACGGCTCGGCGCCGACCGAGTCGACCGCGAGCGCAGTCATTCACTCTCCAGATGA